AGCAGCGTAGGCGACGAAACCAACAATGATTAATATACCGCCGATGCTTAAACCGATAGTCCCCAAAGAAATTTTACGTAACATGAGCGGAAGATTTTATAAATTCTTAACATCTTAGTTTTATTATCATCGGTTATTGGACACAAGTTACAGCAGTTTTCACGGATTTAGACCACACTATTGTTGATGTATTTCCTTCTTCCTTTGCGTCTTTGCGCCTTTGCGTGAGATTTTAAAGTGTGGTTCATTTACCTGAAAATCGCTGTAAGGAAGAGTTCCTCACCCAGAACCATCGGTTGGTGGAATTATTCTTGATTCTGGACAGAATCCCCATTCCCCATGTAGTGACACGATTAATCGCGCCTCTACTGAATTTTGGGTTAACTTTAAATTTGAAGCTATTTCAAAACTGGAAAAAAATTATGGATTTACAGACTATAAAAGAACGAATTGCCGTAGTTCAAAGCAAACGCGAGTACCTGTTAAGCCTCTTGGAGCAGCCAAATTTGGGAACTTTGAGAATTGATGTCAACCAGGCTTTGGAAGAAATGGATGATTTAATTGATGAATTTAAACGGACTATTCCCGAAACAGATCATAATTAGGCTCAATTTAGCCAAATAATCAACGCAATAGCGCTAGTACAACCCTGAGTGAGCGGTTAAACTGGCGCTGTTTGTCTAGAGATATTTTCCAGTTGTCCAGTGGAAAGCAGCCTGGGCTAATCTGCCACTAATTTTGCAGCATGATCTATTGTTATTTAACCATTGACGGCACGTTCTCCTAACTTCTTGACTAAAGCAATGAGTTGAGTTGTGGGGACATCTTTCTGGCAAACATCGTCAAAATTAGGCATGGCTTTAGCTCCCAAAAAATTCGCATCTTCCACTGAGGAATAAGCCAGTATTTGAGTATTGGGAGATAGGGCTTTGATATGACGAGAAGCACTCCAACCATCCATAACTGGCATTTGTAAATCTAGAACAATGACATCAGGTTGGCAGTTTTTAACCATTTCTATAGCCTCTTGACCATTGCAGGCTAACCCGACTACTTGGAGATTTTCTTGAGCAGAAAAAGCTAATTTTAGAGTTAAACGTGTCAGTTCGTGATCATCAACCACGAGAACACGCAAAGTCGTAGATTTACAAGAAAGCATTAACATTTAAGGAAATAAAAATAGATACAATAACCCCTATAGTTTACGGTCAGACGCACAAAAAAGCACTCTATCTTATGGTTGAATAAATTGTCTTTCCCCAGAGTAATTGAGTCAAAAGGCTGCGAAAAATCAAGTTTTGCTGACAAAAACTTAATTTAGCTATTTGTCTGTGTAGTAGTAACTCTTTTTGGAATCAATCAAGTTTGAGGCTATACCAGTTGAACGTAAGGCCATATTTATCAAAGTTTTTTGTGAATTAGTTTCGGGACAATCTACGGCTTCGCCACTCAAGCTATCACCAGGACGGCGTTGGATATAACTACCATCAGCTTGTAATTCCCAGGCTTGACGATTATCTGCTAACATAATTCCCAAAATTTCTTGCAAATCTTTGGCAATATCTTGGTCTTTGATGGGGGTAATTACTTCAACTCGGCGATTTAAGTTGCGACGCATCCAATCAGCACTGCCAATATAAATTTCTTCTTGTCCATTGTTATGGAAATAATAAATGCGAGAATGTTCTAAGAAGCGACCAATAATGCTAATAACACGAATATTTTCACTGATGTCTTTGAGTCCTGGACGCAAACAGCAAATACCGCGAATAATCAGATCAATTTGGACTCCGGCGCGAGATGCTTCGTATAAAGTGGCGATAATTTGGGGATCTACAAGGGAATTCATTTTGGCAACAATGCGCCCGGAAAAACCATTTTGGACATTTTCTATTTCACGATGAATTAATGCCAAAAAGCGATCGCGCATATTCACAGGTGCGACTAGCACATCTCGATAAGATTTTTGCCGAGAATAGCCTGTTAAAAAATTAAATAAATCTGTAATATCCGCACCCAATTCTTCACGACAGCTAAACAATCCCAAATCTGTATACAACCGCGCTGTTTTCGGATTATAGTTACCAGTCCCTATATGTACATAGCGGCGCATCCGGTCTTTTTCTCGTCGCACGACCATGACGGTTTTGCAATGGGTTTTTAGCCCTACTAAACCATAGACAACGTGAACGCCAACTCTTTCTAAACTCCGCGCCCAATAAATATTATTTTCTTCATCAAAGCGCGCTTTTAATTCTACTAATACTGACACTTGCTTGCCATTTTCGGCGGCCGCAATCAGGGCTTTGACTATGGGCGAGTCCCCAGAAGTGCGGTAAAGGGTCATTTTAATCGCTAAGACATTCGGGTCATGGGCTGCATGGGTGATGAAGCGCACCACTGTTGCGGAAAAGGATTGATAGGGATGGTGTACCAACAAATCTTTTTCCCGAATCACTGCGAAAAAGTCTTGACCTTCTTCTAATTCCGAAGCATCGGGGCTTAAACTTGGTTCTCTCAACCTTTGCAGACGCGAAGGGACTACTGACTGACGTGGTGGTTCTTTGAGTTCGGGTAATGGCAAGGCCATAAAATACATTAAGTCCCGGAGTCCTAAAAGACCATCTACTTCATAAACATCATTTTCGGTTAAGTCCAAATCTTGCAACAACCGAGAACGTATCGGATCAGGGGTGTGGGATTTAATTTCTAGTCTGACGGTGGTCCCACCCATGCGCCGTTTGCGTAGTTCTTGTTCAATGGCTAAGAGCAAATCATCTGCTTCATCTTCTTCTAGGGCGAGATCAGCATCACGGGTAATCCGGAAGGGATGATATTCTTGGATGTTCATGCCTGGAAATAGAAACTCCAGGTTATGAGCGATCGCCTGTTCTAAAGGTACACCAGTCCAGTGGGCAGTTTGTCCGGTTTCGGAAATTCCTAACTCTGGCGGTAAAGGCAAAAATCGCGGTAGCACACTGGGGACTTTCACCCGCGCAAAAAATTCTTCTTCGGTATCTGGATTTTTGACCACAACTGCCAAATTTAAGCTGAGATTGGAAATGAAGGGAAAGGGATGGCTAGGGTCAACGGCTAAGGGAGTCAGAACCGGAAAGATTTGTTCTTCAAAGTAGTTATCTAAATAAGTCCGTTGTTTTTGATTTAAATTAATATAGTCCAGTATGTGGATACGATGACTGGCTAAAAGAGGTTGTAGGACTTCTTCAAATTCTTGGTGCTGTTTGTTAAACAGGGGACTGAGGGTTGATCTAATATCGTCTAGCTGTTGTTGTGGTGTGCGACCATCAGGAGTTAACTGGGCAACTTTCGCTTCTACTTGTTGCTTTAAAGCTGCAATTCGCACCATGAAAAATTCATCTAAATTGGCGCTAAAAATGGCCAAAAATTTTAATCGTTCTAAAAGCAGTGTCCGGGGGTCACAGGCTTCGTGCAGTACGCGACTGTTAAATTCTAACCAGCTTAACTCGCGGTTAAGGTAATATTGTGGATCGTTTAAATCAATGGGATTGGCATTCTTCTTTGATTTCGGCATGACGATCTCAGGGTAGCCAGATGAGCTAGTACAGCTGGGGGACAATACATATATTAAATTAAATAGGTCTTGAGGGAAACATATAAAAATACGATTTCAGTCGCTATATTCACGATTGTCGTAGAAGTATTTGCCTCAACCATAATTTAACATCCAAGAAGAATAACCACAGAATTTCTTTGCATTGCCCAATGTTTCAAGCTACTCGCCGCCGTCTTGCTATCTGGTACACTGCCGTAACTGCGGTATTACTTTTGCTATTTGCCAGTGGTGTATATTTATATGTCCGCAGTACCTTAATTGAGCGCGTTGATGATACGCTTAATCATGTAGTGGAAATTGTCGAGCGATCGCTTGTGATTGAACCCGTGAATGGGGATGTGGAACAACTGCGGATTAATGTAGAAGCCAGTTTTCGCGACAATACCAGCACCGTAGAAGATGACCACATTGACCTGGAATGGTTTAGTTCCAATGGCAAATTACTTTGGTCAACCTTATCGGAACCTCTAAATATTCCCATTCATGGTAACCGTCTCGGTGAAACCGTCCGCGTCTTAAAACCAGAAACTCCCGACTCCCCACTCCCCACTCCCCACTCCCCTCTTTTACTGCGACAAGTTACCCAGCGAGTGGAAGTGGGACGGCAAGTATTAGGATATCTGCGTGTTAGTCATCCCTGGTTTGAAGTGACTAAACCTAGTCGCCAGTTAATCATTGATTTGGCATTAGGTACTTGGTTTATGGTGTTGTCTGTCGCCGCCAGTGGCTGGTTTCTTTCCGGGAAAGCGATGGAACCTGTCGGTGAATCTTACCAACGACTGAAACAATTTACGGCTGATGCTTCTCACGAACTCCGAAGCCCCATTACTTTGATTCAAACTAATGTGCAAGTTGCACTGGCTGATTTGGAATTGGCAGATACACAAGCTACTACTTCTGTCAACTATCGCCAACAATTAAAGGTAGTGGAACGGCTAACCCAGCGCTTGGGTAAGCTAGTTAATGATTTATTGTTCTTAGCAAGACAGGATAGTGGAATCAGCAAAGATGTGTTTTCATCTTGTCCTTTGGACGCTTTGCTAATGGAAGTAGTTGAAGAACAACAACTATTAGCCAAAGAAAAAAAAATTACTTTAACTCTGGACTTGGTTGATCCTCCCACTTCGGAAACTAGCCCCGAATTATTAGACAATTGGTTTACACTTCAAGGTAAATGGGATCAACTGATCCGGCTGTTCACGAATTTGATTGGTAATGCTTTACAATATACCCCAGCCGAGGGAGAGGTGTATGTACAATTGACGCGTTTAGAGGGAAGTCATCGCGTTTCTAAAATTCGTTACAGCACAGCTTTGTTGCAAATTCAAGTTAGCGATACCGGGATTGGTATTCCCGCCGAAGCTTTACCTCGCTTATTTGACCGCTTTTATCGGGTAGATCCAGCACGTACCCATAAGACAGCAAAGACAAATACAGAAAGTTCTACAGGTTCAGGATTAGGACTGGCGATCGCATCCGCGATTGTCGAACATCACCAAGGTCAGCTACAAGTGGAAAGCAATATTGGCAAAGGTACAACTTTTACTGTGACTTTACCAATCACTCTGGAGTATTAAATTTACTTTCAACCTTTGTTTCTTGTGATAGATGAAAAACTATCAGTTTATCTACTATGTTTATTTAATAACGCTTGTAAAAGATTTCTTTTGAGATTAAAACTCTAGGACTAAACAAACTAAGTTTCTCCGAAAACTTCATGCAAACTGTGCAGGTAGGTTGGGTTTGTATAGCTGCGATTTATGTCGTCGAAGACATCGCTAGAAATTTTTGCTCACAGTGTAATATTGCTATTTTTGATAATTCATTGGGTAGTTATATCAACTGTTAGTTTTAGCATATAGGAATCCGGTTTGATTTATGAAAAAATTAAGTATTTTAGGGTGCGTTAGGATGAAGTCCGTAACGCACCATTATTAAAGTTTTGGTGCGTTACGCTACCGCTAACACACCCTAAGTGTCTGTTCAAAAATCAAATAGTAGTCCTATAGCTCAATACTTGCGTAAAAAAATCTGGGAGGTTTATATGCCAATTAGTATCAGAAAAGATGTTGCTTATATTTTGCTGAAAAAAATTAATGATACCGGACAAGGAATGCACGAGGTGAGATTTAATGAGGCTGATTTAGCCAGTCGCGAATTAACACCCGCAGAATTTTTAGGACATTTAGATTATTTGAATCGACAGGATTATATTAATGCTGAGTTTACGGGTAATCCTTATGCCAATAATGTTCCTGATTTCATTAATCCCGAAGATATAGCCCATAATCAGGGCGCGGATGGAGTATTACCGCACTTGATTACCTTTAAAAAGGCAGAATTGACAGAGAAAGGTGAGAAAATGCTCAAGAAACTGGAGGCGAATCCTCCTGTATCTTTAAACGCAGGTTCATCAGTTCCCATTGCTACGAAAGATATGCCTTTTTTGGAAAAGGTGATGTTAAAAAGTGGTTTAAGCGATGTTTTCGACGCTAGGGACATTACAGAAGTAGTCTACCGGGTAATGCGTGACCTGATGACCACAGCCGCAGCCGATCGAGTAGAAGATGAACTACACAAACCAGTTGAATCTACCAATGATAAATCGTTACAACTGGAAATTGCCGATTTGTGGCATGATACCAATCCGATTGTCGGATTTCTCAGTCGGGTACGTCCACCTTGGCAAGGACCTGGTATCTTTAAGATTGATAGCGATCGCTTTTTATTTAGAGTAGCAAATGAAGGTGGAATGCCACCCAATGCAGACCGTGAACAGGTGGTAAAAGCCATATTTTCTGCCACTAAAGACGAATTATCACCGGAACGCATTCAGGAAATTGCTAGCTGGTTACCAGATAAAGTCCGCCAACTCTGGGAAGAAGCTTAAAATATTAGCCCTGGCGATGATAAAGATGCCTACGCGGCTACACAAACAAAACCCGCCTACGCGGGTTATTTGATCAATTGCACCTGCGTAGACTTTGTTTCTGTAGTAGCGATCGCTATCGGAAGTCCCCTATATGATATTTGCCTAATTATTTCTCTATAAACTAATTATTAACTATTTAATCACCTCATCCTTGAGATTGAAATACTGGTCTGATTTTATTTTTATTTCGTTCCTATAGTTAGATTAAACAACTAGAGTTAATTGATAAATTTAAATTATTCATGAATTTTATGCACCTATTTTTGGTGATTAAAAAATTATTATGTCATTTCTTAGGGTTTTGTTACCTAATTTAAAGCTATTTAGAAGTTTTTCAGGCAAGAAAAGTAGAGATTTCTTAGGAGTTAATTATGAATAGAAATACCCAAAAGGTTCGCAAGTATGCTGGATTATTCAGCGCGATTTGCGGCGGAATACTAATTAGTACGCCAGCAATTGTTCAAAGGGTAGTAGCACAACAACCGACTTCCCAAATAAATCCTTGTCCCAGTATTTACTACGAAGAACCACACAACAACCGGATTTTAGTGCCACAGGGATGTCCTCCCAATGCATTAACGCAAAAATTAGCGGCGCAAGGGCTGCTTCCACCTCCTACCGCCCCGGCTACCTCCGTACCTAATCAGATACCTTTAGGTGTTGGCGGTGAAACACCAGATTCAGCCCCCCCCGGACTTAATCGCTGTCCTGGTATTTACTATGAAGAACCGTTTAATACTCAAAATGTCGTACCACAGGGATGTCCTCCCAATGCACTCACACAACAACTGCAAGCACAGGGGATTCCTCCCAGCCAAACTGTCCCGGCGCGTCCACCAGTTACCGCAATTCAACCACCCTTACCAGAAGCACAACAACCACCCAGCACCAAGATTGCTCTCGCTAATGGTAGGGTAAATATCCGCTTGGTCAATGACTCTGGGGCTGAAGTCACTTATGAGGTAATTGGCGATACACCGGCGCGATCGATTGAGGGGAGATCAGACACGATGCTGCGTGATTTAAACGCACCAGTAACTGTGACATTTTTCCGTGGAGATGGCGGATTGCTTCAGGTGACTCCCCAACCTTCTATGGAAACAGGAACAATTGAACTGAGATTTAACGCCACAACTGATGTACAGGCGGACAAAAATACTGTGCGGATTCAAGAGGACGGTACAGTGTTCTTGAATTAGAACCCCACCCCCAGCAAGAGGAGAAGAAAGAAAAATTTGGTTATAAATTAAATAGGTATTTCCATGACAAATTTCGCGCCTTTTCCTGGGGCAGAAATACAATTTAATTTTCCACCATGCTGCTCAACTATAATTTGATAGCTGATAGCAAGTCCTAAACCAGTACCAGAACCAACGGGTTTAGTAGTGAAAAAAGGATCAAAAATTTGAGATAAAGTGCCTTGATTGATACCGATGCCATTATCAATAATTGAAATTTTGACTACATCTCCCGGAGAAACTAACTCTGTTTTAATTTCAATGATTGGCTGGGAAATGGTATTGCAGTCAGCCCTAAAAACATCAATGGCATTATTCAAAATATTCATAAATACCTGATTGATCTGGCTGGCATAGCAATTGACTTTGGGAATTAGCCCATATCTTTTAATGACCTGAATTTCTGGGAATAAATTATTAGCTTGCAATCGATGTTGCAAAATTAGCAAAGTACTTTCTATTCCTTCATGGAGATGTACGGATTTCTTGCTTGATTCATCAAGCCGAGAAAAATTGCGTAAACTTAAGACAATATCATGAATGCGATGGCTTCCTGCTTGCATAGAATTGAGCATTTTGGAAACATCTTCTTTGAGAAATTCCAAGTCAGCCGCTTGAATTTTGGTTTGCAGACTACTAGATGGATGGGGATGTTCTAATTGATATGCCGTAATCAGTTCTAGCAGGATATGGATAGCTTCTTTTGTATGGGTAATATTGCTATAAATGAAACCAATGGGATTATTTATTTCATGTGCAATACCTGCCACCAGATGACCCAAACTAGACATTTTTTCTGACTGAATCAGTTGAGCTTGGGTGGTTTGCAACTGTTTAAGGGTTTGTTCTAAATAAATATTTTGCTGTTTAAGTGCTTTGTCTGCCAATTGACGCTCAATTTCTGCGGCTGAACGAGCTGCAAAGATTTTTAAGATAGACTCTTGTGCTTCGTAATTGCCTTCTAACGGTTTGGTATGCAAGCCAGCAATATGACCTAGAGGCTTACCATCAGGAGCTAAAATCGCAATTCCTAGATAGCTTTCGGCATTTAAGGTGACTAAATCCGAGTCCTCCGGAAACTTTTGTTGGATACAGTTGGAGTAAATCTGGATACCTTGTTGATAAACAATACCACAAGGAGTACCACTCAAATCATATTCAAAATTGGGGCCAAAGTCTTCGCCTGTCCAAAAAGCCAAAACTCTAGCTCGTGGAGAATCTTCATCAATAAACTCTGCAATCAATGCATACTGAATTTGCAGTACTTCAGCCAAGTAATGGGCGCAAGCTTGGAAGAAAGCTTCACCAACTTGGGATGCAATCCCTTCTACAATCAGTTTGAGATTGATATTTTCTTGGTGGAGTGGTTGACCTAGTAAGGAAATGGCAGGTTCTGTTGAATGCGGAGTCAGCATGGTAGTAGGTTGAATCTTGAGAAGGTGTTACCACAGGTTTTGGACTGACGAGTTACCGCTTCAGCATTTGAGTCAATCGATCAATTAATTGCACTTCCTGTTTGCTATCTGCTAGGGTTTGTGCTAGGATAATCGCCCGTTCATAAAAGTTACGTGCTGTGGAGTAATCACTCAGCTGCTCGTATAAGTGAGCATAAGATTCAAATGATTTCAATTCTTCTCGGAGATTTTGTAATTCCTGAGCGATTGTTAAACGTTGTTCTAGTAAATCAAAGGCGCGCTGATAACGTCCGACAGCGCTGTGCGCTAATACTAAACCGTCAATTGCTCGTAGTTGATTAGTGCGATCGCCATTAGCTTCAGCGATTCGCATTGCTGCTCCATAAGTGCCAATTGTATCCGGATAATTTCTGGCTTCTAAGTAGGCATCACCTAAATTATTCAGAGTATTGGCTTCACCGACGGGATCACCGATTTGACGGCGGAAATTTAGGGCGGTTTCATAGAGTTTAATGGCTTTGTTATACTCTCCCAGCCTGATGGCTACCAATCCCAAATTACTTAAAGATAGTCCTTCGCCTTCAATATTTTTGATATGACGAGCAATTGTCAAGGCTTCTTCGAGGGTTTTACCTGCGGCTATGGGTTCACCTTTTTGCAGTAACAAGGTGCTGATATTATTTAAGCCAAAAATTTGAGATTGAAAGTCTTTTGTATCACGAGCGATCGCTAAACGTCGGCGCAAGACATTTTCCCCTTCTTTGAGGCGATTTAGCTGGATATAAGACATTCCCAGTAAATCATATGTCAGTCCTTGGGCCTGGAGATCGCCAATTGCGTGATAAATCTCCAATGCTTCTAAACTGGATGTCACGGCTTTATCAATAAATCCCGAATCATATTGTTCTTCAGCGATCCGCAGTAATGTATCTGCTTCTTCTCTAGATTGTCGCCAACTGGAACTACTCACAGGGCTGTGGAGTTGTTGCGTAATCTCAGCACCACGCGCCACTGTAGGACTCAGTAAACCCATAAAAATTAAAACATAACACCCTGATAACAAATGCCGTTGTTTCATAAAATTTACCGATACAATTGTGGCTTTCAGTAGAAGGTTTGGGAAACTAAATTAATTTTCTCAAATGAAAACTAGCAGTTTACGTATTTATATTTAGGCTATGATTGCACAGAATCTTCGCCCAAGTAGATGATGCGGATATCTTTGGGTAATTTATCCTCTAGCATAGAATAGCCTTCCTGGAGAAAATTGGCTACTTCGAGAGGCGATATTTTTTCTCCTTCGGCTTGCAGGTAAGCCGCAATTCTCGTTTCACTCCAGTGGAAAGTTTGAGCCATTAAAACCATTAGCCGCAAAATCGGTGGTAGTTGGTCTAAAGCCTGTTCTACATAGCACCATAGCGGTGGGGAAGTGGCTGAAAGGGAATAATGAATGGCTTCGGTTGGCGGTAGTTGAATCTCGTTGATACAGTAAGCGGTGATATTAATCAGCCAATTTTGCAAAGTTAAAGCTTCGGGGCTGGATGAAGAATCAGCTAAATTCAGTCCACCGAGTTCGTAGTAGATATGTTTCCAAGTCAGGGCGAACAAATAATCTGCCTGCACAGGCGATCGCGCTGAATGCTGAATCAAGGTGTAGACTATGGGGCTATAACGGCAAAAAATCACCGTAAAATACTTGCCAGCATCGGGATAACTCTGAAATAGTTTCAGCAGTTCTTGATCATTGTGATGAAACAGCGATTTCACTAAAGGGTGATTGGCTTCGGGAAAATGGGGAATTTGCATAGCTGGGGAGTGAATCGTAGTTAAAATAGTATTTACAATGACAATCGTGCGCTTATCTGCATACAATCCAGGCTGTAATCTGTTCGTTGCTCAAACTCAGACTACTTTAGTATTGATAAACTAAGAACATCGACAATAATAAAAGTTCTCCCTTATATAATCTTTTGGTTTGTTCATGGTTATAGCAGCTAATGTGATGCCTTTCTTATTCGCCCCTCTGACTTCAGGCTCTTTTTTGTCTTCCCTGCCCTTGGATAGCTTATTCTCCACCCAAGGGATTATGGTGATCTTGCTGGCGGCTTATGCTGGCGCTATGTGGATGTTCCTCACCAGTGCGCCCAAAGTCCACACAGTGATGGTTTCTGACTTGGAAATTGCCCGACAGTTGTATGAAGGGCTGCTAGATTTGCCAGCCGCCGAAGTACCTTTGCACTACTACTACAACTACGAACAAACTTTAGGCGCTACTGGCATTGATCCACTTTATATGTCTACCAGCCCCAGTTGGTCTAGCAAGGTAATGAATAATGCTAACGATGGGTTGTGGTATCAAATGAAAAAAAATACCCAGTTGCACGTCATTACAGGGGCGAGTTTGGGTAATAAAAATCAGCAACGTCATGTTTGTTTTGACCGTGACTGCTTGGATCTGATTTTATTACGAGTGGAAATGCGCGGTTTGAAATTCAAGATTCGCAACCAAAAGCCGCTCAATTTTTTGGTGAAGGACTATGAAGGGCGCGTGATTGAAATCGCCGAAGTCGCAAATTAATCATGAGATTTGAGCTTGGGTGTTGCAGTCTATGGCTATCAACACCCAAAATCTGCCTGATTTTTTTACCTATCATCGTAGGCAATGGTTGTTGTTTGCAGGTGAAGTCATGAGTGCTGAGAAAACACCAGATGTCGGTGGCGGAATGCCTGTGATTAAATACTGGGCAGAAAAAACCATATCTGCTGATGGTGTCCAGGTTTGGCAGAAGTTATTTCACAAAAGTGCTTGTCTTTCCTGCGCGTGGGGAACAGGTGGACAAAAGGGCGGTTTTGTCAATGAAGATGGGGAAGTTTTACAACGCTGCGCGAAAAGTGTAGAAGCGATCGCCTCGGAATTACAAGCCGCAACTACCTTTGAAACGCAGTATAATTTATGGCAATTACAACAATTAAATTCCCAAGCAGCGAATAACTTAGGTAGGTTAAGTCATCCTTTAATTTTACGTGCCGGGAGTTCCCACTATGAGCGCATTTCCTGGGAAGAAGTTTATCAAATTGCCCAGACAGCATTTCAAAAACCACCACAGAAATTAGCTTCTTACAGTTCCGGGAGATCATCGAATGAAGCGGCATTTTTGTTACAGTTGATGATGCGATCGCTTGATTCCAATAACCTCGCCGACTGTTCAGACTTGTGTCATGCAGCTTCCACCGTCGGATTAAATCAAATGTTTGGTTCTGGGACTTCCACGGTAAGTTTAGAAAGTTTCAAACAAGCCGATTGTATAGTTTTAATAGGTTCCAACGCCCCAGCCAACCATCCCCGGTTAATGAATGAATTAATCAAATTACGGGAAAGGGGCGGTAAAGTAATCATTGTCAACCCCACAGTAGAAGTTGGTTTAGTCAAATTCTCCTCCCCAGCCTATCCCATCAAATCCTTACTAGCTGGCGGTTCCGAAATCTCCTCACTGTACCTGCAACCAATACCCGGTAGTGATGTAGCTTTATTTGTCGGGATTCAAAAAGCATTAATTGCCGAAAATTTAATTAAACCAGATTTTCTCAAAGCCTATACCGAAGACTGGGAAAACATTATTCAAAATGCCCAAACTATCCCTTGGGAAACCATCACTGCAACTTGTGGTATTTCCGAAGCCGAAATCATCGCCGCCGCCCGAATAATTGGCACATCTACAGGCGTAGTATTTGCTTGGGCGATGGGAGTCACGCAACAAGAAAATGGTGTTGATAACATTCATAGTATTGCCAATACAGCCCTGTTAACAGGCAACGTCGGCAAACCCGGTGCAGGTACAATGCCGATTCGCGGACACTCAAACGTCCAAGGATTTGGTTCTATGGGTGTCACCATCAACTTAAAAAAGAAAATTCAGCAAGCTTTAGAAAAACTCCTGCAACGTCCTCTGAGTCGCGTTCCTGGCTACGATACCAGGGCATTAATTACAGCTGCGGAGAGGGGAGAAGTTAACACATTGATTTGTCTGGGGGGAAATCTCTACGCAGCCAACCCAGATTTAAACCAAGCAAAACGCGCCTTGGGAAAAATTGCCACTATTTTTTATGTCGCCACTAAACCCAATCTCGGACATTTTCACGGTTTAGCCCAGCACAATACAATTATTCTGCCCGTATTTACGCGCTTTGAAAATCCCCACAAAACCACCACCGAATCGGGTAATAATTTTGTCCGCCTCAATGATGAGGGAAAAACCCATTTAAAGACTGCTGATTTGATTTCTGAAATAGAATTGATTGTAGAAATTGCCCATAGAGTTTTAGGAGATACGCCGATAAATTGGCGCAAACTTCAAGACCCCAAATACATCCGCGAACTGATTGCAAAAACCATTCCCGGTTACAAAAAAATTGCCGAAATTGATCAGACGGGCGAAGAATTTATCATTGCTGGTAGGATTTTGGATACACCAAAGTTTGCCACATCAACAGGTAAAGCCAAGATGTTTGTGACTGCTTTACCAAAGTTAAATTTACCCAGCAAAACAGATTTTGGTTTTACAGAATCAA
This genomic interval from Nodularia sp. LEGE 06071 contains the following:
- a CDS encoding tetratricopeptide repeat protein, with protein sequence MKQRHLLSGCYVLIFMGLLSPTVARGAEITQQLHSPVSSSSWRQSREEADTLLRIAEEQYDSGFIDKAVTSSLEALEIYHAIGDLQAQGLTYDLLGMSYIQLNRLKEGENVLRRRLAIARDTKDFQSQIFGLNNISTLLLQKGEPIAAGKTLEEALTIARHIKNIEGEGLSLSNLGLVAIRLGEYNKAIKLYETALNFRRQIGDPVGEANTLNNLGDAYLEARNYPDTIGTYGAAMRIAEANGDRTNQLRAIDGLVLAHSAVGRYQRAFDLLEQRLTIAQELQNLREELKSFESYAHLYEQLSDYSTARNFYERAIILAQTLADSKQEVQLIDRLTQMLKR
- a CDS encoding FdhF/YdeP family oxidoreductase, which encodes MSAEKTPDVGGGMPVIKYWAEKTISADGVQVWQKLFHKSACLSCAWGTGGQKGGFVNEDGEVLQRCAKSVEAIASELQAATTFETQYNLWQLQQLNSQAANNLGRLSHPLILRAGSSHYERISWEEVYQIAQTAFQKPPQKLASYSSGRSSNEAAFLLQLMMRSLDSNNLADCSDLCHAASTVGLNQMFGSGTSTVSLESFKQADCIVLIGSNAPANHPRLMNELIKLRERGGKVIIVNPTVEVGLVKFSSPAYPIKSLLAGGSEISSLYLQPIPGSDVALFVGIQKALIAENLIKPDFLKAYTEDWENIIQNAQTIPWETITATCGISEAEIIAAARIIGTSTGVVFAWAMGVTQQENGVDNIHSIANTALLTGNVGKPGAGTMPIRGHSNVQGFGSMGVTINLKKKIQQALEKLLQRPLSRVPGYDTRALITAAERGEVNTLICLGGNLYAANPDLNQAKRALGKIATIFYVATKPNLGHFHGLAQHNTIILPVFTRFENPHKTTTESGNNFVRLNDEGKTHLKTADLISEIELIVEIAHRVLGDTPINWRKLQDPKYIRELIAKTIPGYKKIAEIDQTGEEFIIAGRILDTPKFATSTGKAKMFVTALPKLNLPSKTDFGFTESTPGIVLILGTGRSYSQHNTVVYKDGDYYRGMPHRNCILMNVQDIETAGFKEHQRVTVQGDAGKLENVEIICGDIRAGAAMMFYPEVNVIFKAKIDKLSGTPAYKRVPVFVY
- a CDS encoding sigma-70 family RNA polymerase sigma factor, coding for MQIPHFPEANHPLVKSLFHHNDQELLKLFQSYPDAGKYFTVIFCRYSPIVYTLIQHSARSPVQADYLFALTWKHIYYELGGLNLADSSSSPEALTLQNWLINITAYCINEIQLPPTEAIHYSLSATSPPLWCYVEQALDQLPPILRLMVLMAQTFHWSETRIAAYLQAEGEKISPLEVANFLQEGYSMLEDKLPKDIRIIYLGEDSVQS
- a CDS encoding glyoxalase-like domain protein — encoded protein: MVIAANVMPFLFAPLTSGSFLSSLPLDSLFSTQGIMVILLAAYAGAMWMFLTSAPKVHTVMVSDLEIARQLYEGLLDLPAAEVPLHYYYNYEQTLGATGIDPLYMSTSPSWSSKVMNNANDGLWYQMKKNTQLHVITGASLGNKNQQRHVCFDRDCLDLILLRVEMRGLKFKIRNQKPLNFLVKDYEGRVIEIAEVAN